From the Borrelia puertoricensis genome, one window contains:
- a CDS encoding ribonuclease H family protein — protein sequence MKKYYACILNDKNEKMIFTSWEECKNKIIGQKNKIKSFKTKEEAKNWLSRDGKSDIYPAGIYFDSGTGRGKGVEIRVVNEKRVSILNKVIDQSLINDYNNYYVKDFDGISNNYGELLGLYIALKIALQENTKNIFGDSKLVIDYWSKGFYNKNLNKNTIKLIQNVTKLRHTFEEKGGTILLISGDNNIADLGFHKK from the coding sequence ATGAAAAAATACTACGCATGCATATTAAACGACAAAAATGAAAAAATGATCTTTACATCTTGGGAAGAATGCAAAAACAAAATTATAGGACAAAAAAATAAAATAAAGAGCTTCAAAACAAAAGAAGAAGCAAAAAATTGGCTCTCAAGAGATGGAAAGAGCGATATCTACCCAGCAGGAATATACTTTGACTCTGGAACTGGAAGAGGCAAAGGAGTAGAAATTAGAGTTGTTAATGAAAAAAGAGTATCCATACTAAACAAAGTAATAGATCAAAGTCTAATTAATGATTATAATAATTACTACGTTAAAGATTTTGATGGAATTAGCAACAATTATGGCGAACTTTTAGGACTCTATATTGCACTCAAAATAGCATTACAAGAAAACACAAAGAACATATTTGGAGATAGCAAGCTAGTAATTGATTATTGGTCTAAAGGATTTTACAATAAAAACTTAAACAAAAATACCATCAAATTAATTCAAAATGTGACCAAATTAAGACATACTTTTGAAGAAAAAGGAGGAACAATACTATTAATATCAGGGGACAATAATATTGCGGATCTTGGCTTCCATAAAAAGTGA